The following proteins are co-located in the Planctomycetia bacterium genome:
- a CDS encoding diguanylate cyclase — MTDTAPVKSRVLLVDDDPAILRILGKSLEVDGYCVEQAADGLDALRMIEENPPDFLITDWDMPRLNGLELCRRVRQLELPHYVYVLFVTGNTGQNEMIAGLEAGADDFVTKPVNRGELLARLKAGLRVLDVERKLTQQAHTDVLTGIATRRLFVNDCRREFDRAKRYNVPLSCVMLDVDYFKRVNDAFGHPAGDVALKEVARALSAQCRASDFICRYGGEEFAALLPETREVDAVIWSERVREAIAGLRINLSGKLVALTASFGVAQTSDEVQTPDQLIALADEALLAAKKAGRNRVVGQGELRNAVTGDREFVAANDLFQDALARDIMSSPVASLRHSSTVGEAVEYFLRYRISSAPVIDEASRVIGILSEQDCIATMISRDAWKRPIHEVMSRNVVCYDEATPVRLIYDFFCRVTLRRVILVRDGEPTGVISRSTLMRWLQHWSAVRHGWPAVSDAGDFDDDANSRTQIARGVDALLDRSLSLRARLENQPSDAVPILIEGTTQIQELCTDLLGYTRGPTTQREAQDLVSHFL, encoded by the coding sequence ATGACTGATACCGCTCCCGTCAAATCACGAGTCCTGCTCGTCGACGACGACCCGGCGATCTTGCGCATTCTCGGCAAGTCGCTGGAAGTGGACGGCTATTGCGTCGAGCAAGCGGCCGACGGCCTCGACGCGCTGCGGATGATCGAAGAGAATCCGCCCGACTTCCTGATCACCGACTGGGACATGCCGCGCCTCAACGGGCTGGAACTCTGTCGCCGCGTGCGGCAACTCGAATTGCCGCACTACGTCTACGTGCTGTTCGTCACCGGCAACACCGGTCAGAACGAAATGATCGCGGGACTGGAGGCCGGCGCCGATGATTTCGTCACCAAGCCGGTGAATCGCGGCGAACTATTGGCCCGACTCAAGGCCGGCTTGCGCGTGCTCGACGTCGAGCGTAAATTGACGCAACAAGCGCATACCGACGTGCTGACCGGCATCGCCACGCGACGTTTGTTCGTGAACGATTGCCGCCGGGAGTTTGATCGCGCCAAGCGGTACAACGTGCCACTTTCGTGCGTGATGTTGGACGTCGACTACTTTAAGCGCGTGAACGACGCCTTCGGGCATCCGGCGGGAGATGTCGCGCTCAAGGAGGTCGCCAGGGCGCTTTCCGCGCAATGTCGTGCTTCCGATTTTATCTGCCGGTATGGCGGCGAGGAGTTCGCTGCGCTCTTGCCGGAAACGCGCGAAGTGGACGCCGTCATCTGGTCGGAACGCGTGCGGGAAGCGATCGCTGGCCTGCGCATCAATCTCTCTGGAAAGCTCGTCGCGCTGACAGCCAGCTTCGGCGTCGCGCAAACGTCGGACGAAGTCCAAACACCCGATCAACTCATCGCCCTGGCTGACGAAGCGTTGCTGGCCGCCAAGAAGGCCGGCCGCAATCGCGTGGTAGGGCAAGGCGAATTGCGGAATGCCGTGACGGGCGATCGCGAATTCGTGGCCGCGAACGACTTGTTTCAGGACGCGCTGGCCCGCGACATCATGAGCAGCCCGGTGGCGTCCTTGCGCCACAGTTCTACCGTCGGCGAGGCGGTGGAGTATTTCCTCCGCTATCGCATCAGCTCGGCGCCGGTGATCGACGAAGCGAGTCGCGTGATCGGCATCCTGTCCGAGCAAGATTGCATCGCCACGATGATCTCGCGCGACGCTTGGAAGCGGCCAATCCATGAAGTGATGAGCCGCAACGTGGTCTGCTACGACGAAGCGACACCGGTCCGCTTGATCTACGACTTTTTCTGCCGCGTCACGCTGCGCCGCGTGATCCTGGTCCGCGACGGCGAGCCGACAGGCGTGATCAGCCGCAGCACGCTCATGCGCTGGCTTCAGCACTGGTCCGCCGTGCGGCACGGCTGGCCGGCGGTGAGCGATGCCGGCGATTTCGACGACGACGCGAATTCGCGGACACAGATTGCCAGGGGCGTCGACGCCCTGCTCGATCGTTCCCTGTCGCTCCGGGCTCGTCTGGAGAACCAGCCGAGCGACGCCGTGCCAATTCTGATCGAGGGGACGACGCAGATTCAGGAATTATGCACCGATCTCCTCGGCTATACCCGCGGCCCCACGACGCAGCGGGAAGCGCAGGATCTGGTTTCGCACTTCCTGTAA